From the genome of Streptomyces sp. NBC_01304:
GCGCTGCAGCGTGCTCGTGCACGTACTGGACACGGCGACGCTGGAGTCCGAGCGGGACCCGATCTCCGACCTCGACATCATCGAGGAGGAGCTCAAGCAGTACGGCGGGCTCGACAACCGGCCGCGGATCGTCGTCCTGAACAAGATCGACATCCCGGACGGCCAGGACCTGGCCGACATGGTCCGGCCCGACCTGGAGGCGCGTGGCTATCGCGTCTTCGAGGTGTCCGCGGTGGCGCGTACGGGCCTCAAGGAGCTGTCCTTCGCCCTCGCCGAGGTGATCGCCGCCACCCGGGCCGCCAAGCCCAAGGAAGAGGCGACGCGCATCGTCATCCGGCCGAAGGCCGTGGACGACGCGGGCTTCACGGTCACGCGGGAGGACGAGGGCAGCGAGGCGCTGTACCGGGTGCGCGGCGAGAAGCCGGAGCGCTGGATCCGCCAGACCGACTTCAACAACGACGAGGCCGTGGGCTATCTCGCGGACCGGCTCAACCGCCTTGGTGTGGAAGACGAGTTGATGAAGGCGGGTGCGGCCGCCGGCGACGCGGTGGCGATCGGACCCGAGGAGAACGCGGTCGTCTTCGACTGGGAGCCGACGGTGGTCGCGGGCGCCGAGATGCTGGGGCGGCGTGGCGAGGACCACCGCCTGGAGGCGCCTCGTCCTGCTGCGCAGCGGCGTCGGGACAAGTCGGACAAGGACGAGTCGGAGCAGGAGTACGACGAGTTCAACCCCTTCTAGGGGGCACGCCCCGAGGGCGCGCCCCGAAGGGCGCGCTCCACAGGGGGCGCGGGGACCTGCGCGACCAGCCCCCACCGGCCCGCAGATGGCGACCAACCCGCAGAATCGTGAGCAAGCGGAAGGGCCCCGGGAAAACTTCCCGGGGCCCTTCCACATGCCTGTCAGCGCAGCGACTACGCAGCGACTACGCGTTGACGGAGTCCTCTGCGCCATTGGACTCCGCGTCCATGTCTTCGCCCAACTCGTCAGAGTCGCCCTCGCGCTGGCTCGGGATCTCCGCCAGGCGGGAGGTCATGCGGACGCGGCGCTCGTCGGCGCGGGTGCACAGGGCGCGGATCGCGGCGTTGAAGCGGTCGATGGAGGGCGGGTCGGAGGGGCCGAGCAGGTGCTCCTTGAGCTCTGCGCGCTCCTCGGCGTACGGGTCCTTCTCCGGGTGGCGTACGGACTCCAGGAGCGCCGGGACGCCGCCCGCCTTGGGGGAGAGGATCGCGGCCGCGCGGACCGTCGGGAAGCCGGCCCGGAAGTCTGCCTCGGACATGCCGGTCGTGTTCGCGACCGCGTACGGCTTCTCGCTGCTCAGCCAGTCCGAGACCACCGACGAGACATCGCTGATCAGCAGGTCCGCCTGGTTGAAGCAGGTGAAGATCGCCGGACGCGCGTCCGTGATGACCTGGTGCTCCCACTCGGGGAACGACGCCCAGTACGCCGCCTCCCAGGCCTCGGTGGCCTCCGCGACGGCCGCCGCGCGGTCGCCGTCCGGGGCGCCCTGGAGCAGCATCCGCTCCATCTCGTCGGCGCTGGTGCGGAAGTGGGTCGAGGTGAGCTGGTCCAGCGCGACGGTGCGGCGGGCCAGCTCGCGCGCGGCCTCGGGGCCCGGACGGGCGCCGGAGCGGCCGGTGTTGGCCTCGCGGATCATGGCCTTGATGCGCTCGTTGGCGGCGCCCGCGCGCGGGTCGACCGAGCCGGTCATCGGGTGCGGCTTGTAGAGGACGCGTACGGCGTCGTCGGCGAGCAGGTGCTTGACGATGTTCTCGCCGGCCAGGATCACCGAGGTGTTGCCCGGGTTGCCGTCCCAGCCCTCCCAGGTGGGCGCGTAGAGGACCGTGGTGTACGTGCCCTTCGGCGCACCCTCGTACGGCAGGATCGGCGACAGCTGGGGCCGGCCGACCTCCACGACGTCCTTGTCCTCGACGCCGATGTCCGCGAGCTGGTAGCGGTCGCGGGCGGCGGGTCCGGCGACCCAGACCTCGTCGTAGGCCTTGGCGTACGGGTTGCAGGAGGAGAGCTTGTCGCTCTCGCCGTGGTTGGTGAAGGCGTGCTTGATGGTGGGGATGCGAAGGACCTGCGAGGTCTTCGCGGCGTTGGCCGGGTGCAGCATCATCTTCAGCGTCGAGTTCTCGAGCGCGAACATGTTGGCGACCTTCGGCACGCACAGGATCGGCACGTCGGTGGCGTCGATCTTCTGCACCATGAAGCGCTCACGCAGCACGATCAGCGGCTTGCCGTCGACGGCGGCGAGCGTGGAGAGCCACATGTTCGCCTGGTACGCCGAGCTGGTGCCGCCGGAGAAGTACATGGCGACGGTCGGCTTGTACGCGGCCAGCCACTTGTCCAGCCACTCCATGACCTTCTTCTCGTGCACCGCGCGCTTCTTGGGCAGCAGCCACGTCGCGAGATAGCCGGTGCCGCCGACCATCAGGGCCAGCGAGATGCCGACGCCGATGGCGCCTTCGAGCACGTCCTCGCTGATCGCGGTCGCCATCATGCCGATGGTGGCCGGGATCGAGAAGGTCAGCAGCCGGTGTGCCTGGCGGCGGGCCAGGATGCGCGGCGGTGCGGCGCTCAGGCGCAGCGCGGAAGCGTCGATGTTCCGCGTGACGATGGGCAGCTGGCGGGTGCGGCGGATCAGGACGGCGAGCGCCTGGTTGGCGAAGTGCACGACGTAGAAGGCGAGCAGCGCGATGGTCAGCGGCGCCTGCTCCTCGAGCGGGTTGATGCCCGGCAGTCGCAGCAGGCCGACCACGATCAGCATGTCGCGCAGGAGCTGGCGCACCGTGACGTCGAAGCGGATCTTGCTCAGTACGGCGAGCAGACCGGGCTGCTTGTACTGGAGGTACGTGTCGAGGGCCAGACCGCCGACGGAGGCGACGATGAACACGGGCAGGTTCGGCAGCAGAGCGCTGGCGAGCTGGGCCGTGAAGAGCGCGAACATCGCGCACAGCGCGGAGAGCTGCACGATGCGACGGGGGGCGAGTCCGGCTGAGGGCACGGGCTGGGCTCCTGCGGGTCAAATGGGGTGTGCGACTGGGGGTGCGGCAAAGGCGGGCAGCCTTCATGACCTTCGTGGGGGAAGGCTGACCCCTGACCGTATGGCTTTTCCCTCTGCTGGAGCAATCCTCCGTGACATCAATCACCGGATAAACGGGCAAAACCACTGAACCTCAGGTGGATTTCGCCCGTCCGCCGTTGACCCTGGTCGAGGGCTTGGTCGAACGCTCGGGCGAAGGCGTTCGCGGGGTCACCGGCCGGGGAAGCGTGGCGGCTCGACGGCCGCGCCGCAGACGGCGTAGCGGCGTATGTCCCGCCCCTCGAAACGCGGCGGCGGCGTGCGGCACACCTCACGTAGATTGCAGACACTGCAAAGGATGGGGTCGTACGTGTCAGGCGCAAGGCAGAGCCAGCAGCGGCAGAGCATCGCGGAAGCTCACAGGGTCGTGGTCAAGGTCGGGTCGTCCTCGCTGACCACCGCGTCGGGCGGCCTCGACGCCGACCGTGTCGACGCGCTCGTCGACGTACTGGCGAAGGCTCGCAGCGGCGGCGAGAAGGAGATCGTCCTCGTCTCGTCCGGCGCCATCGCCGCCGGCCTCGCCCCGCTCGGACTGCGCCGCCGCCCCCGCGACCTCGCCCGCCAGCAGGCCGCCGCCAGCGTCGGCCAGGGCCTGCTCGTGGCCCGCTACACCTCGTCCTTCGCGCGCTTCGGCGTACGCGTCGGGCAGGTGCTTCTGACCAGCGACGACATGGCCCGCCGCGCCCACCACCGCAATGCCTCGCGGACCCTCGACCAGCTGCTCGCGATGGGCGCGCTGCCCGTCGTCAACGAGAACGACACGGTCGCGACGGACGAGATCCGCTTCGGCGACAACGACCGGCTCGCCGCCCTCGTCGCGCATCTCGTACGCGCTGATCTGCTGGTTCTGCTGTCCGACGTGGACGGCCTGTACGACGGTGACCCGAGCAAGGAGGGCACCTCGCGCATCGAGGAGGTGCGCGGCCCCGCCGACATAGCGCACGTCCAGATCGGCTCCAGCGGCAAGGCGGGCGTCGGCACCGGCGGCATGGTCACCAAGGTCGAGGCCGCCCGGATCGCCGCCGCCGCGGGCATCCCCGTCGTGCTGACCTCGGCCGTGCACGCCGCGGACGCGCTGGCCGGGCGGGGGACCGGCACGCACTTCCACAGCACCGGACGGCGTTCGGCCGACCGACTGCTCTGGCTGCAGCACGCCTCCACGCCGCAGGGCGCCCTCACGCTCGACGAAGGGGCGGTCCGCGCGGTCGTCGAGCGGCGCACCTCGCTGCTGCCCGCCGGGATCAAGGCGGTCGAGGGCGAGTTCAGCGCCGGCGACCCGGTCGAACTGCGCGACACCGAGGGCCGCGCGGTGGCCCGTGGCCTCGTCAACTTCGACGCCAAGGAGATCCCGCAGCTGATCGGCCGGTCGACGCGCGAGCTGGCGAAGGAGCTCGGTCCCGCGTACGAGCGCGAGGTCGTGCACCGGGACGATCTGGTCGTCCTGCACCCGTGATCCCGGTCGTCGCGTACCCCTGATCCCGGTCGTCCCGTACCCGTAATCCTGGTCGTCCGGCACCCGTATTCGTCGCTCTGCACCCGCCGAACGTCGTCCTGCGCCCCTAATCAGGGCGAATAACCGGCCGAAAGTGCGCGCCAGTTGACGCCCTTAGTGAGGGACCTTCCGCAAAACCGTCACGCGAAGGCGCGTGGGCTGGTCAACTTTGTTGGGGGAGAGTTCCACACGACAGAGGCTTGACAGGAGGCCGCCGGTGAGACGAGTGCGCCCTGGGGCGGCGCCCCGAGGAGCTGAGCGGGCACTGACGAGTGTCAGGGCAGGGGAGAGTTTCCACGCGGATGCCGCCGAGGACACGGCGGACCAGGCGACGGACCGGGGGCAGACCGACCGGCAGGACGAGCAGGAGGCCCAGGGCGAGCTGCCCCGGCTCTGGCACGTCACGCTGAGCGTCTCGGGCCCCGCCGCTCCGCTGCCGGAAATCCGGCGGGGCCTGGAGCAGCTGGCCCACGACCATCCCTTTCTGCTGACCAGCCGGTACGCCGGTGACCACGCGGAGATCCGTTACTGGGAAGAGGCCCGCGATCTGCACGACGCGGCGGCGGTCGCCCTGCGGCTGTGGGGCGAGCACCGGCAGAGCGCCAAGCTGCCGCCCTGGGAGATCGTCGGCCTCGAAGTGATCGACCGGGACACCTACCACCAGCGCATCGCGGAGGGATACGGTCCGCCGCCCGCGGCACCCGTCGGAGTGCATCCCTTTTGAGCCGAGTCCGGGCCCTGTGCTCAGGGATGTCTCGGGGA
Proteins encoded in this window:
- the obgE gene encoding GTPase ObgE, which translates into the protein MTTFVDRVELHIAAGSGGHGCASVHREKFKPLGGPDGGNGGRGGEVILVVDQDVTTLLDYHHSPHRKATNGQPGAGDHRSGKNGEDLVLPVPDGTVVLDKKGNVLADLVGQGTTYVAGQGGRGGLGNAALASARRKAPGFALLGVPGEERDIVLELKTVADVALVGYPSAGKSSLISVLSAAKPKIADYPFTTLVPNLGVVTAGSTVYTIADVPGLIPGASQGKGLGLEFLRHVERCSVLVHVLDTATLESERDPISDLDIIEEELKQYGGLDNRPRIVVLNKIDIPDGQDLADMVRPDLEARGYRVFEVSAVARTGLKELSFALAEVIAATRAAKPKEEATRIVIRPKAVDDAGFTVTREDEGSEALYRVRGEKPERWIRQTDFNNDEAVGYLADRLNRLGVEDELMKAGAAAGDAVAIGPEENAVVFDWEPTVVAGAEMLGRRGEDHRLEAPRPAAQRRRDKSDKDESEQEYDEFNPF
- the proB gene encoding glutamate 5-kinase, producing MAEAHRVVVKVGSSSLTTASGGLDADRVDALVDVLAKARSGGEKEIVLVSSGAIAAGLAPLGLRRRPRDLARQQAAASVGQGLLVARYTSSFARFGVRVGQVLLTSDDMARRAHHRNASRTLDQLLAMGALPVVNENDTVATDEIRFGDNDRLAALVAHLVRADLLVLLSDVDGLYDGDPSKEGTSRIEEVRGPADIAHVQIGSSGKAGVGTGGMVTKVEAARIAAAAGIPVVLTSAVHAADALAGRGTGTHFHSTGRRSADRLLWLQHASTPQGALTLDEGAVRAVVERRTSLLPAGIKAVEGEFSAGDPVELRDTEGRAVARGLVNFDAKEIPQLIGRSTRELAKELGPAYEREVVHRDDLVVLHP